From the genome of Verrucomicrobiia bacterium:
AGGAAGAGCTTGTCGATACTGCGCGCGCCGGACTCTGGGTCAAACTTTTCTACTGCCCAGTCAATGGCTGCGGGTGACACGGTAAACTCTAGGTTCCGCTTCTTAAGGGTAACCTTAAGTGTGGCGAACCGTTTCTGAACCAATTTCTTCACGATGTCGCGGGAGAGCGGCAGGTAGAAGAGGGTGCCAGACATGCGACCCAAGAGTTCTGGGCGGAAGAATTCCTCAATCTCTTTCTTGATGTGGTGATGGAGCTCCCCAGTCTTTTTGCTGTCATCGCCAGTACTAAATCCAACGCGGGCCGCTTGGTTAAAGCTTCGCATGCCAATGTTGGATGTCATGAGGATAATAGTGTGTTCAAACGAGATGTGCGTACCGGTGTTATCGGTCAGGGTGCCATCTTCCAAAATTTGGAGGAGCAAGTTGAAGACATCGGGATGGGCTTTTTCCACCTCGTCAAAGAGGACAACGGCATACGGCCGGCGGCGGACCTGTTCAGTAAGCGCACCACCTTGGTCAAAGCCAACGTAGCCTGCCGGTGCGCCAATCAGGTTGCTCATGCTGTGGCGCTCCGAATACTCGGACATGTCCACCTTAATGAGCGCCTTGGGGTCACCAAACACTTCGCGGGCTAGGACACGGGCGGTTTCTGTCTTACCGGTTCCTGTGGGGCCAACAAGCAAGAACGACCCGATAGGCTTGCCAGCAGGTTGCATGCCGAGCTGGGAGCGGAGCAGGGTTTGGCCAATAGATTCAATGGCAGTGTCTTGTCCAAGAATATGCTTCTTAAGGACCTGCTGCACCTTGCCAAAGTCTAATGGCTCCAAGCTGTTTTCAATATCGGCAACGGGAATGTTGGTCCGCTGTGCCAGTACTTGGCTGACATGGTTGCTTGTGACCTGGGGCGGCGCAGAGAGCTTGCCCTTTACCCGTTTCAAGTTTTGCAGCTCTTGCATGAGCTGTGTTTCTTTTTCAGAAAGCGCCTTGGCGTACTCGTACTCATCGTCACTCTGGGCATTCTCTACAGCCTCAATCTTCTGCTGGGAAACCAATGCAATTTCCCGCTGGATGTGGGAGAGCTCTGCATCTTCCACATATGGTTCTGCATGGAGTGTGGCGGCCTCATCCAAAACGTCCAACGCCTTGTCTGGCAGGAAGCGGTCATGAATGTAGCGGGTGGAGAGCTCTACGGCTGCCTTCAGGGCATCGTCAGTAAACTTGACCCGGTGGTGGCGCTCAAGCTCACGGCGCATGCCTTTGAGCATTTTGAGAGCCTCCTTTTGGTCGGGCTCACGGACATCCACAACTTGGAAACGACGGTCCAGCGCCTTGTCCTTTAGGATGTGCTTGCGGTATTCCTCGTAGGTGGTGGCGCCAATGACGCTAATCTCACCGCGGGCGAGGGCTGGCTTCAAAATATTGGCAGCATCAAAGCCACCCTCTGCACTGCCGGTGCCGGAAAGGGTGTGCATTTCATCAACAAAGAGGATGGTTTCGCCATCGTCCGCCACATCTTGGATGATGTTCTTGAGACGTTCCTCAAACTGGCCGCGGTACATGGTACCGGCGACCACTAGTGAGAGGTCCAATGCCAAAAGCCGTTTGCCAATGAGGGCCTTAGGCACCTCGCGCGCCATGATGCGCTGGGCAAGGGCGTCGACAATAGCCGTCTTCCCTACTCCTGGCTCACCAAGGAGAAGCGGGTTGTTCTTGCGGCGGCGGAGCAGGACCTGGATAAGCTGGTCCAATTCCTTTTCGCGGCCAATGACGGGGTCGAGCGCGTTTTCAGCGGCCAGCTCTGTCAGGTCTATGGTGTACTTCTCAACCTCGCTCCGCTCCTGGTTTTGGCGCTGGTCGTTCACGGTACCCTCCTGCTCTTTAGGCTGGTTAGATAGCATTGCTACGGACAAAAGCCATTCCGAAAGACGCCCAAGGACTTGGCTCGGCTCGGCACCTGCGCGCCGAAGCGCTTGGTGGCCGGTCAGCCGTTCGTCACGGGCAATAATGTAGAGAAAATGTTCCACTTCCACAAAGCTAAACCGGAACCGGGCTGCAAGCTTGATGGCCTCTTCTAAGAGAAGCTGCACTTCGGCAGACTCGGTTGTCGGGTCACTGCTCATGTCGGACG
Proteins encoded in this window:
- a CDS encoding ATP-dependent Clp protease ATP-binding subunit — encoded protein: MAAIFGRFSRRSQAVLEESQRIAEQLARPVQSDTVLLGILAEAHTPAADLLRTLGVSYEQLFQQLTPAPSDMSSDPTTESAEVQLLLEEAIKLAARFRFSFVEVEHFLYIIARDERLTGHQALRRAGAEPSQVLGRLSEWLLSVAMLSNQPKEQEGTVNDQRQNQERSEVEKYTIDLTELAAENALDPVIGREKELDQLIQVLLRRRKNNPLLLGEPGVGKTAIVDALAQRIMAREVPKALIGKRLLALDLSLVVAGTMYRGQFEERLKNIIQDVADDGETILFVDEMHTLSGTGSAEGGFDAANILKPALARGEISVIGATTYEEYRKHILKDKALDRRFQVVDVREPDQKEALKMLKGMRRELERHHRVKFTDDALKAAVELSTRYIHDRFLPDKALDVLDEAATLHAEPYVEDAELSHIQREIALVSQQKIEAVENAQSDDEYEYAKALSEKETQLMQELQNLKRVKGKLSAPPQVTSNHVSQVLAQRTNIPVADIENSLEPLDFGKVQQVLKKHILGQDTAIESIGQTLLRSQLGMQPAGKPIGSFLLVGPTGTGKTETARVLAREVFGDPKALIKVDMSEYSERHSMSNLIGAPAGYVGFDQGGALTEQVRRRPYAVVLFDEVEKAHPDVFNLLLQILEDGTLTDNTGTHISFEHTIILMTSNIGMRSFNQAARVGFSTGDDSKKTGELHHHIKKEIEEFFRPELLGRMSGTLFYLPLSRDIVKKLVQKRFATLKVTLKKRNLEFTVSPAAIDWAVEKFDPESGARSIDKLFLHEIEPVVIESLAKGERSKVALTATGGKLKVVTED